Proteins from a single region of Apium graveolens cultivar Ventura chromosome 7, ASM990537v1, whole genome shotgun sequence:
- the LOC141671722 gene encoding endoplasmin homolog isoform X2, with translation MTKEDSIKNLGTIAKSGTSDIQLWDIWLEFKYGKEHALSNSADANKQAYMRGKRVLKINPRHPIIKELQERVAKDLEDKSVKHTAELMYQIVLMESGFVLSDPKDFTSHIYGFMKNSLNISPDAALEEEDVVEEIKAESSVQEGAYNAKEDDKDIKDEL, from the exons ATGACAAAGGAGGATTCAATAAAGAACTTGGGAACCATAGCTAAATCCGGAACTTCAG ACATTCAACTATGGGATATTTGGTTGGAGTTCAAATATGGAAAGGAACATGCACTCTCAAACTCAGCAGATGCAAACAAGCAAGCATACATGCGTGGTAAAAGGGTTCTTAAAATTAACCCGAGGCACCCAATCATCAAGGAGCTTCAGGAAAGAGTTGCAAAGGACCTTGAG GATAAGAGCGTAAAGCATACAGCAGAGCTCATGTACCAAATTGTGTTGATGGAGAGTGGCTTTGTTCTCAGTGACCCCAAGGATTTTACATCCCACATATATGGCTTCATGAAGAATAGTCTTAATATCAGTCCTGATGCTGCACTTGAGGAAGAGGACGTGGTTGAGGAAATTAAAGCCGAGTCCAGTGTGCAAGAAGGAGCTTATAATGCCAAGGAGGATGACAAAGACATCAAGGATGAGTTGTAG
- the LOC141671722 gene encoding endoplasmin homolog isoform X1 has product MTKEDSIKNLGTIAKSGTSDFDLARVSIQLWDMIMRMLLLDIQLWDIWLEFKYGKEHALSNSADANKQAYMRGKRVLKINPRHPIIKELQERVAKDLEDKSVKHTAELMYQIVLMESGFVLSDPKDFTSHIYGFMKNSLNISPDAALEEEDVVEEIKAESSVQEGAYNAKEDDKDIKDEL; this is encoded by the exons ATGACAAAGGAGGATTCAATAAAGAACTTGGGAACCATAGCTAAATCCGGAACTTCAG ATTTTGACTTGGCTAGAGTGTCGATTCAATTATGGGATATGATAATGAGAATGCTTTTATTAGACATTCAACTATGGGATATTTGGTTGGAGTTCAAATATGGAAAGGAACATGCACTCTCAAACTCAGCAGATGCAAACAAGCAAGCATACATGCGTGGTAAAAGGGTTCTTAAAATTAACCCGAGGCACCCAATCATCAAGGAGCTTCAGGAAAGAGTTGCAAAGGACCTTGAG GATAAGAGCGTAAAGCATACAGCAGAGCTCATGTACCAAATTGTGTTGATGGAGAGTGGCTTTGTTCTCAGTGACCCCAAGGATTTTACATCCCACATATATGGCTTCATGAAGAATAGTCTTAATATCAGTCCTGATGCTGCACTTGAGGAAGAGGACGTGGTTGAGGAAATTAAAGCCGAGTCCAGTGTGCAAGAAGGAGCTTATAATGCCAAGGAGGATGACAAAGACATCAAGGATGAGTTGTAG